In a single window of the Acidobacteriota bacterium genome:
- a CDS encoding efflux RND transporter periplasmic adaptor subunit — MGTSNSSAPPANRAEEETAGDTVTITVGKSESRDVASVIQSNGSLTADESSNVAPKTAGKLANVTVNVGQFISGGTVMARIDDRDAKLQLASANASVKRAQAAVRQAEARLGLSPGGSFNASTIPEVRVANANYEQTVAELRQAEANEKRYRDLVETGDVSMVVYEQWRLQRDTARARERAAKQQLDAAVNLARQNNQAIASALADVEAARTQVANAEQAIADTVIRAPFSGFISSRPVAIGEFVSTATVIATILRTNPIKAQLQIAEADVPYVVPGRSVSLQVDAYKDRRFAGTVIAVNPAVDPVSRSAIVEATIENGDNALRQGMFATARITREGGSKGIFIPRSAVYNHQSTQSYRVFVIQEGLAKLRVVQLGPEEGEWIQILSGVEADEVVATSNLDNLYEGAKVNF; from the coding sequence ATGGGCACCAGCAATTCGTCAGCACCGCCCGCAAATCGAGCCGAAGAGGAAACCGCCGGCGATACCGTAACCATCACCGTTGGAAAGAGCGAATCTCGTGATGTCGCATCTGTCATCCAGTCAAACGGAAGTCTGACGGCCGATGAATCCTCGAATGTCGCACCAAAGACCGCGGGTAAGCTCGCCAATGTAACTGTAAATGTTGGGCAGTTCATTTCTGGCGGCACCGTAATGGCCCGTATCGACGATCGCGATGCGAAGCTGCAGCTTGCGTCGGCAAACGCCTCAGTTAAGCGAGCTCAGGCAGCCGTCCGGCAGGCAGAAGCCCGCCTGGGTTTGTCTCCCGGCGGTTCGTTCAATGCGTCAACGATACCTGAGGTGAGGGTAGCGAACGCTAATTACGAGCAAACGGTTGCCGAATTGCGCCAGGCCGAGGCCAATGAAAAGCGCTATCGAGATCTGGTCGAAACGGGTGACGTTTCGATGGTGGTCTATGAGCAGTGGAGACTACAGCGGGACACAGCGAGGGCACGCGAGCGGGCCGCGAAACAACAGCTTGACGCGGCGGTCAACCTAGCACGGCAGAACAATCAAGCAATTGCTTCCGCCCTTGCCGACGTTGAGGCAGCTCGTACTCAGGTTGCCAACGCCGAGCAGGCAATTGCAGACACAGTCATAAGGGCCCCATTCTCAGGCTTTATCAGCAGTCGTCCCGTAGCTATAGGCGAGTTCGTTTCGACCGCGACGGTTATCGCCACTATATTAAGAACCAATCCGATAAAGGCCCAGCTTCAGATCGCCGAGGCAGACGTACCGTATGTCGTTCCGGGCCGCAGTGTCTCTTTGCAGGTCGATGCGTATAAGGACCGGCGTTTTGCCGGCACCGTGATCGCGGTCAATCCCGCGGTCGATCCTGTATCACGCTCAGCAATCGTCGAAGCGACGATCGAAAATGGCGACAATGCTCTACGGCAGGGAATGTTCGCGACCGCTCGCATCACGCGCGAGGGCGGCAGCAAGGGGATTTTCATTCCGAGGTCGGCGGTTTATAACCATCAGAGCACGCAATCGTATCGTGTTTTTGTCATTCAGGAAGGCTTGGCAAAGCTGCGAGTCGTTCAGCTCGGGCCTGAAGAAGGCGAATGGATCCAAATTCTCTCAGGCGTCGAAGCTGATGAGGTAGTAGCAACAAGCAATCTCGACAATCTTTACGAGGGAGCCAAGGTAAATTTTTAA